The Haemorhous mexicanus isolate bHaeMex1 chromosome 5, bHaeMex1.pri, whole genome shotgun sequence genome contains a region encoding:
- the CCDC134 gene encoding coiled-coil domain-containing protein 134 produces the protein MDFLIICPFLLALLLSQGSFTDLEKQRVDSGLEIYKKLFEVKRKDQMNALKNLIELNDVNQQYKIIDIMLKGLFKVLEDSRAVLIAADVPPDGPFPQDEKIKDAYSHVVENTAFFGDVVLRFPKIVHHYFDRNSNWNSLIRWGIGFCNLTGVFEQGPHSQVLRLMAQELGISEKSPDYRNPFKTDQSEFFPSADTFQKALRDEEKRRKKEEKRKEIRKGPRISRSQSEL, from the exons ATGGATTTTCTCATCATCTGTCCCTTTCTGCTGGCcttgctgctgtcccagggcagcttCACAGACCTGGAAAAACAGAGAGTAGACTCTGGCTTGGAAATCT ATAAGAAGCTGTTTGAGGTGAAGCGCAAGGACCAGATGAATGCTCTGAAGAACTTGATTGAGCTCAATGACGTCAACCAGCAGTACAAAATCATTGACATCATGCTCAAGGGACTCTTCAAA GTGCTGGAGGACTCCCGTGCTGTGCTCATCGCTGCTGATGTGCCTCCTGATGGGCCCTTCCCTCAGGATGAGAAGATAAAGGATG catACTCCCACGTGGTGGAGAACACTGCCTTCTTTGGGGACGTCGTCCTGCGCTTCCCCAAGATTGTGCACCACTACTTCGACCGCAACTCCAACTGGAACAGCCTCATCCGCTGGGGCATCGGCTTCTGCAACCTGACGGGTGTGTTCGAGCAGGGACCCCACTCCCAGGTCCTGCGGCTG ATGGCTCAGGAGCTAGGAATCAGCGAGAAATCACCTGATTACCGTAATCCCTTTAAAACAGACCAGTCAGAG TTTTTCCCCAGTGCTGACACCTTTCAGAAGGCGCTGCGGGatgaggagaagaggaggaagaaggaagagaagcgGAAGGAGATCCGCAAGGGCCCACGCATCTCCCGCTCACAGTCGGAGCTGTAG